One window of Candidatus Nitrospira kreftii genomic DNA carries:
- a CDS encoding 2-oxo-carboxylic acid reductase (glyoxalate reductase) (2-ketoaldonate reductase) codes for MDRPSLFITRLLPQPVMDAIPTHYQMLPEPVDRPATTEELRQGFSRADAVICTLADPIDASLLSHATKLKIVANYAVGHNNIDLSAAAERGIIVTNTPDVLTNATADLTWALLLAVARRVAEGDAWIRTGTWTGWTPTQMLGAAITGKTLGIIGMGRIGQAVAQRAAGFRMSVLYASRHAVSSPPGLSWTWQSLDHVLTHSDFLSLHVPLTDTTHHLIGQRELARMKQTAFLINTSRGPVIDETALLSAIEAGTIAGAGLDVYEHEPTIAPALCSLSNVVLLPHLGSATLETRVRMGLICLDNIAAVLEGRSAMNRVN; via the coding sequence ATGGATCGGCCGAGTTTATTTATCACGCGTCTGTTGCCCCAACCAGTGATGGACGCTATCCCTACACACTATCAGATGCTGCCTGAACCAGTCGATCGACCCGCAACTACGGAGGAGCTACGGCAAGGTTTCTCCCGGGCCGATGCCGTGATCTGTACGCTGGCCGACCCTATCGATGCGTCACTACTGTCCCACGCAACAAAGCTGAAGATTGTCGCCAACTATGCCGTCGGCCACAACAACATCGACCTGTCTGCTGCGGCTGAGCGCGGCATCATCGTGACCAATACACCAGACGTGTTGACCAATGCTACTGCCGATCTGACGTGGGCGCTGTTGTTGGCAGTCGCGCGGCGTGTCGCCGAAGGAGATGCCTGGATTCGAACCGGCACGTGGACGGGGTGGACTCCGACGCAGATGCTGGGTGCCGCCATCACAGGAAAAACACTCGGCATTATCGGCATGGGACGCATCGGCCAGGCAGTGGCACAACGAGCAGCCGGTTTTCGAATGTCGGTACTCTATGCAAGCCGTCATGCTGTTTCAAGTCCTCCGGGTCTTTCCTGGACCTGGCAGTCGCTCGATCACGTGCTCACACACTCCGATTTTCTTTCACTTCATGTTCCACTCACCGACACGACCCATCACCTGATCGGCCAACGTGAACTTGCTCGGATGAAGCAGACAGCCTTTCTCATCAATACCTCACGAGGGCCGGTCATCGATGAGACGGCCTTGCTGTCGGCGATTGAGGCAGGGACCATCGCCGGCGCGGGACTCGATGTCTATGAGCACGAACCGACGATCGCCCCTGCTCTGTGCTCACTGTCGAATGTCGTCCTTCTTCCTCACCTCGGATCGGCCACGCTCGAGACGCGTGTTCGGATGGGACTGATCTGTCTCGACAATATTGCAGCTGTACTGGAAGGCCGATCAGCTATGAATCGGGTGA